One genomic region from Jiangella sp. DSM 45060 encodes:
- a CDS encoding NAD(P)/FAD-dependent oxidoreductase, producing MTPPRRIVVIGASAAGLTAAESLRADGFDGEVTVVGAEPHLGYDRPPLSKQLLSGAWEADRLHLLPRDRYDELGIGCRLGAAATSLDVAGRTVRVDGADLGFDRLLIATGVQPRRWPGTDGLHGVHVLRTIDDTVAFKEAAHAAGRVVVIGAGFLGAEAAATLRGLGIPVTLVDPAAAPMLRQVGPEVARLLAGLHTEHDVDLRLGVTVRGVERDGGRVTGVRLGDGTTVRSPCVLVAIGTMPATGWLDGSGLELADGVGCDAHCQAAPDVFAAGDVARWFHRGHGASLRVEHRTNATEQAMAAARSMLGAGQAYEPVPYFWSDQYDTKLQAYGQTSAAERFAVISGSLEDRRFVAAYGRGERVVGVLGWRSPRELLRARALVAGAVPWRDAVAA from the coding sequence GTGACGCCGCCGCGTCGCATCGTCGTCATCGGGGCGTCGGCGGCCGGCCTGACGGCCGCGGAGTCACTGCGCGCCGACGGCTTCGACGGCGAGGTCACCGTCGTCGGCGCCGAGCCGCATCTCGGTTACGACCGTCCGCCGCTGTCGAAGCAGCTGCTCTCCGGGGCGTGGGAGGCGGACCGGCTGCACCTGCTGCCCCGTGATCGGTACGACGAGCTGGGGATAGGTTGCCGGCTCGGCGCCGCCGCGACCTCGCTGGACGTGGCCGGGCGGACGGTCCGCGTCGACGGAGCCGACCTCGGCTTCGACCGGCTGCTCATCGCCACCGGCGTCCAGCCGCGTCGATGGCCGGGGACGGACGGGCTGCACGGTGTGCACGTCCTGCGCACCATCGACGACACCGTCGCGTTCAAGGAGGCGGCGCACGCTGCCGGGCGGGTGGTCGTCATCGGCGCGGGGTTCCTGGGCGCGGAGGCGGCCGCCACCCTGCGCGGCCTGGGCATCCCCGTCACGCTCGTCGACCCGGCGGCGGCGCCGATGCTGCGTCAGGTCGGTCCGGAGGTGGCGCGGCTGCTTGCCGGCCTGCACACCGAGCACGACGTCGACCTGCGCCTCGGCGTCACGGTGCGGGGCGTCGAGCGGGACGGCGGCCGCGTCACCGGCGTGCGGCTCGGCGACGGCACGACGGTGCGCAGCCCGTGCGTGCTCGTCGCGATCGGGACCATGCCGGCCACCGGCTGGCTCGACGGCAGCGGCCTGGAGCTCGCCGACGGCGTCGGGTGCGACGCGCACTGCCAGGCCGCGCCGGACGTGTTCGCCGCCGGCGACGTCGCCCGCTGGTTCCATCGCGGCCACGGCGCCAGCCTGCGGGTCGAGCACCGGACCAACGCGACCGAGCAGGCGATGGCGGCCGCACGCTCCATGCTGGGCGCGGGGCAGGCGTACGAGCCGGTGCCGTATTTCTGGAGCGACCAGTACGACACGAAGCTCCAGGCCTACGGCCAGACCTCCGCGGCCGAGCGGTTCGCCGTCATCAGCGGATCGTTGGAGGACCGACGGTTCGTCGCCGCCTACGGGCGTGGCGAGCGGGTCGTCGGCGTGCTGGGCTGGCGCTCGCCACGCGAGCTGCTGCGGGCCCGCGCACTGGTCGCCGGCGCCGTGCCCTGGCGGGACGCCGTCGCCGCCTGA
- a CDS encoding ferredoxin, whose product MKIIVEIDRCVGGGQCVMAAPDVFDQDDDGLAVLLDDDPPASMSDDVQLAARLCPARAILVEA is encoded by the coding sequence GTGAAGATCATCGTCGAGATCGACCGCTGCGTCGGCGGCGGCCAGTGCGTCATGGCCGCACCCGACGTCTTCGACCAGGACGACGACGGTCTCGCCGTCCTGCTCGACGACGATCCCCCGGCGTCCATGTCCGACGACGTCCAGCTCGCCGCCCGGCTGTGCCCGGCGCGGGCGATCCTGGTCGAGGCGTGA
- a CDS encoding cytochrome P450, translating into MTQTSEDLPAFPMPRPTPFDPPAEYAAVRAAGGLARVRLFDGRAAWLVTGYDEVRSLLADPRISADRTRPGFPFPTAGREALERSGRTFIQMDPPEHGRLRRVFTRYFAVKRIETLRPMVQEIVDELVSDLLTAGPPADLVPALALEVPARTICRVLGMPFEDRHRIQELDHRRNTLTTSPEDVRRATEEMLGYADALIARKQREPADDLVSALVADQLGGDTVTRDELIAAVRLLITAGHETTANMISMSIATLLRHPEQLRELRADPSLVPNAVEELLRYISIFHISPTRVATERIEIGGHVIEPGDGVIAAVAGANRDDTAFADAHRFDPRREARHHVAFGYGVHQCLGQPLARIELQTVLETVLRRIPSLRLATDADSLSVKEYAFLSLTALPVTWEEQP; encoded by the coding sequence GTGACCCAGACCTCCGAGGACCTGCCCGCGTTCCCGATGCCGCGGCCGACCCCGTTCGACCCGCCCGCGGAGTACGCCGCCGTCCGCGCAGCCGGCGGCCTGGCGCGGGTGCGGCTCTTCGACGGCCGGGCGGCCTGGCTGGTCACCGGGTACGACGAGGTGCGCTCGCTGCTCGCGGATCCGCGCATCAGCGCCGACCGGACCCGTCCGGGCTTCCCGTTCCCGACGGCCGGCCGCGAGGCGCTGGAACGGTCCGGCCGCACGTTCATCCAGATGGACCCGCCCGAGCACGGGCGGCTGCGCCGGGTGTTCACCAGGTACTTCGCGGTCAAGCGCATCGAGACGCTCCGGCCGATGGTCCAGGAGATCGTCGACGAGCTGGTGTCGGACCTGCTGACGGCCGGGCCGCCGGCCGACCTCGTGCCGGCGCTGGCGCTGGAGGTGCCGGCCCGCACGATCTGCCGGGTGCTGGGGATGCCGTTCGAGGACCGTCATCGCATCCAGGAGCTCGACCACCGGCGCAACACGCTGACGACGTCGCCCGAGGACGTCCGGCGCGCGACCGAGGAGATGCTCGGCTACGCCGACGCGCTGATCGCCCGCAAACAGCGCGAACCCGCCGACGACCTCGTCAGCGCGCTCGTCGCCGATCAGCTCGGCGGCGACACCGTCACCCGCGACGAGCTGATCGCGGCGGTCCGGCTGCTCATCACGGCCGGCCACGAGACCACCGCCAACATGATCTCGATGAGCATCGCCACGCTGCTGCGCCACCCGGAGCAGCTGCGCGAGCTGCGGGCCGACCCGTCGCTGGTGCCCAACGCCGTCGAGGAGCTGCTGCGCTACATCAGCATCTTCCACATCTCGCCGACGCGCGTGGCGACGGAGCGCATCGAGATCGGCGGTCACGTCATCGAGCCGGGCGACGGCGTCATCGCCGCCGTCGCCGGGGCGAACCGCGACGACACCGCGTTCGCCGACGCGCACCGGTTCGACCCGCGGCGCGAGGCGCGGCACCACGTCGCGTTCGGCTACGGAGTGCACCAGTGCCTCGGGCAGCCGCTCGCGCGCATCGAGCTGCAGACGGTGCTCGAGACGGTACTGCGGCGCATCCCGTCGCTGCGGCTGGCCACGGACGCGGACTCGCTGTCGGTCAAGGAGTACGCGTTCCTGAGTCTCACCGCGCTGCCGGTGACCTGGGAGGAGCAGCCGTGA
- a CDS encoding C-terminal binding protein: MREGGEPVIAIWAAASPFLPAALRALDHAGVPYVVLPDDPGEPGADGLGRAAGAEALVVGGAEVSRTLLSSLPRLRLVVRAGVGVDRMDLEAATELGVLVTNVPDYATDEVADHAVLLMLAAVRRLAHFQASTRADWVTVDRPPVMRLRGSRLGIVGLGRIGTATAGRARALGMDVVAHDPYVAADAFTRAGVAPVSFDELLAGSDVISLHAPLTADTHHLLGRAAFARMRRAPVVVNTARGGLVDTAALVEALDTGVVRAAGLDVLEDEHDVGRHAALLGRADVVVTPHVAWYSQGSEQQLGASAARIALDFVQRGVRPPVLNPHREPNPTSEVTP; the protein is encoded by the coding sequence ATGCGTGAGGGAGGCGAGCCGGTGATCGCGATCTGGGCGGCCGCGTCCCCCTTCCTGCCCGCCGCGCTGCGGGCGCTGGACCACGCGGGCGTCCCCTACGTCGTCCTGCCGGACGACCCCGGTGAGCCCGGCGCGGACGGTCTCGGCCGGGCCGCCGGCGCCGAAGCCCTGGTCGTCGGCGGCGCGGAGGTCTCCCGGACGCTGCTGTCGTCGCTGCCCCGGCTGCGGCTGGTCGTGCGGGCCGGCGTCGGCGTCGACCGCATGGACCTCGAGGCGGCGACCGAGCTCGGCGTCCTGGTCACGAACGTCCCGGACTACGCGACCGACGAGGTCGCCGACCACGCCGTCCTGCTGATGCTCGCCGCGGTCCGCCGGCTCGCGCACTTCCAGGCGTCCACGCGCGCCGACTGGGTCACCGTCGACCGCCCGCCGGTCATGCGGCTGCGCGGCAGCCGTCTCGGCATCGTCGGACTGGGCCGCATCGGGACGGCGACGGCCGGACGCGCGCGGGCGCTGGGCATGGACGTCGTCGCCCACGACCCGTACGTCGCCGCCGACGCCTTCACGCGGGCCGGCGTCGCCCCCGTCTCCTTCGACGAGCTGCTGGCCGGCAGCGACGTCATCAGCCTGCACGCGCCGCTGACGGCGGACACCCACCACCTCCTCGGCCGCGCCGCGTTCGCGCGCATGCGCCGGGCCCCGGTCGTCGTCAACACCGCACGCGGCGGACTCGTCGACACCGCCGCGCTCGTCGAGGCGCTCGACACCGGCGTCGTCCGGGCCGCCGGCCTCGACGTCCTGGAGGACGAGCACGACGTGGGGCGGCACGCGGCCCTGCTCGGCCGTGCCGACGTCGTCGTCACGCCGCACGTCGCCTGGTACTCGCAGGGCTCTGAGCAGCAACTGGGCGCGTCGGCGGCCCGCATCGCCCTCGACTTCGTCCAGCGGGGCGTCCGTCCGCCCGTCCTGAACCCGCACCGCGAGCCGAACCCGACCAGCGAGGTGACACCGTGA
- the prfB gene encoding peptide chain release factor 2, which translates to MAARDVDAEIADLSQTLASIENVLEPEKMRERITDLEAHAAAPDLWDDVEQAQQVTSQLSYLQAELRKVTELRQRIEDLPVMVELGRDEGDADAMAEVEREIDDLRKVISDLEIRTLLSGEYDEREAVVTIRSGAGGVDAADFAEMLLRMYLRWAERHGYKTEVLDTSYAEEAGLKSATFEVKAPFAYGTLSVEAGTHRLVRISPFDNQGRRQTSFAAVEVIPLIETTDHIDIPETDIRIDVFRSSGPGGQSVNTTDSAVRITHLPTGLVVSMQNEKSQIQNRAAAMRVLQSRLLLLRREEEQAQKKELAGDVKASWGDQMRSYVVHPYQMVKDLRTEHEVGNPQAVFDGQIDDFLEAGIRWRKQQEQAEAQ; encoded by the coding sequence GTGGCAGCACGTGACGTAGACGCCGAGATCGCGGACCTCTCGCAGACCCTCGCCAGCATCGAGAATGTTCTCGAGCCGGAGAAGATGCGAGAGCGCATCACCGACCTCGAGGCGCACGCGGCCGCGCCGGACCTGTGGGACGACGTCGAGCAGGCGCAGCAGGTCACCAGCCAGCTGTCGTACCTGCAGGCCGAGTTGCGCAAGGTCACCGAGCTTCGCCAGCGCATCGAGGACCTCCCGGTCATGGTCGAGCTGGGCCGCGACGAAGGCGACGCCGACGCGATGGCCGAGGTCGAGCGCGAGATCGACGACCTCCGGAAGGTGATCTCCGACCTCGAGATCCGCACGCTGCTGTCCGGCGAGTACGACGAGCGCGAGGCCGTCGTCACGATCCGGTCCGGCGCCGGCGGGGTCGACGCCGCCGACTTCGCCGAGATGCTGCTGCGCATGTACCTGCGCTGGGCCGAGCGGCACGGCTACAAGACCGAGGTCCTCGACACCTCCTACGCGGAGGAGGCCGGCCTCAAGTCGGCGACGTTCGAGGTCAAGGCGCCGTTCGCGTACGGCACGCTGTCCGTCGAGGCGGGCACGCACCGCCTCGTCCGCATCTCGCCGTTCGACAACCAGGGCCGCCGGCAGACGTCGTTCGCGGCGGTCGAGGTCATCCCGCTGATCGAGACCACCGACCACATCGACATCCCCGAGACCGACATCCGCATCGACGTGTTCCGGTCGTCCGGTCCCGGCGGGCAGAGCGTCAACACCACCGACTCCGCCGTCCGCATCACCCACCTCCCGACCGGCCTGGTGGTGTCGATGCAGAACGAGAAGTCGCAGATCCAGAACCGCGCCGCCGCCATGCGCGTCCTGCAGTCCCGACTCCTGCTGCTGCGCCGCGAGGAGGAGCAGGCGCAGAAGAAGGAGCTGGCCGGCGACGTCAAGGCGTCGTGGGGCGACCAGATGCGCTCCTACGTCGTCCACCCGTACCAGATGGTGAAGGACCTGCGCACCGAGCACGAGGTCGGCAACCCGCAGGCCGTGTTCGACGGGCAGATCGACGACTTCCTGGAGGCCGGCATCCGCTGGCGCAAGCAGCAGGAGCAGGCCGAGGCCCAGTGA
- the ftsE gene encoding cell division ATP-binding protein FtsE, translating into MILFDNVSKLYPTQNQAALESLSLEIEKGEFVFLVGPSGSGKSTFLRLTLREEKPTAGRIRVAGKDLHRLSNWKVPHLRRRIGTVFQDFRLLPNKTVFENIAFALQVIGKPRRQINRDVPAVLELVGLDGKEDRLPDQLSGGEQQRVAVARAFVNRPLILLADEPTGNLDPGTSVGIMKLLDRINRTGTTVVMATHDQSIVDQMRKRVIELEHGKLVRDQSRGVYGYTR; encoded by the coding sequence GTGATCCTTTTCGACAACGTCAGCAAGTTGTACCCGACGCAGAACCAGGCAGCGCTCGAGAGCCTGTCCCTGGAGATCGAGAAGGGCGAGTTCGTCTTCCTCGTCGGGCCGTCCGGGTCCGGCAAGTCGACCTTCCTGCGGCTGACGCTGCGCGAGGAGAAGCCGACCGCGGGCCGCATCCGCGTCGCCGGCAAGGACCTCCACCGGCTGTCGAACTGGAAGGTCCCGCACCTGCGCCGCCGCATCGGCACCGTCTTCCAGGACTTCCGGCTGCTGCCGAACAAGACGGTGTTCGAGAACATCGCTTTCGCGCTGCAGGTCATCGGCAAGCCGCGCCGCCAGATCAACCGCGACGTCCCCGCCGTCCTCGAGCTCGTCGGGCTCGACGGCAAGGAGGACCGGCTGCCCGACCAGCTCTCCGGTGGCGAGCAGCAGCGGGTCGCCGTCGCCCGCGCGTTCGTCAACCGCCCGCTGATCCTGCTGGCCGACGAGCCCACCGGAAACCTCGACCCGGGCACCAGCGTCGGCATCATGAAGCTGCTCGACCGCATCAACCGCACGGGCACCACCGTGGTCATGGCCACCCATGACCAGTCCATCGTCGACCAGATGCGCAAGCGCGTCATCGAGCTCGAGCACGGCAAGCTGGTCCGCGACCAGTCGCGCGGCGTCTACGGCTACACCCGCTGA
- the ftsX gene encoding permease-like cell division protein FtsX, producing the protein MRFQYVLSEITTGLRRNLTMTIALVIVVAISIAMLGAGLLIRSQAETTKGYWYDRIEISVFMCNEYSTGAGCADGAVTDAQRDTIRQTLESHPEVDEVFYENQEQAFERFSEQFDDSDIGGIITPDQLPESFRVALQDPEQYDGVVSAVAGLPGVQEVTDQRQLLEPLFRTLDGFQLVAFAITVIQIIAAVLLIGNTIRLAAFNRRRETGIMRLVGASNFYIQLPFILEAAIAGLLGSVLGVIALFGGVELIVGRFIAPNLQFTSWVDSADVWAATPWLLVAGVLFSMLASFVTLRRYLRV; encoded by the coding sequence ATGCGCTTCCAGTACGTCCTGTCCGAGATCACGACCGGCCTGCGCCGCAACCTGACGATGACCATCGCGCTCGTCATCGTGGTGGCCATCTCCATCGCCATGCTGGGCGCCGGCCTGCTGATCCGATCCCAGGCCGAGACCACCAAGGGCTACTGGTACGACCGCATCGAGATCTCGGTGTTCATGTGCAACGAGTACTCGACCGGAGCCGGCTGCGCCGACGGCGCCGTCACCGACGCGCAGCGCGACACCATCCGGCAGACGCTGGAGTCGCACCCCGAGGTCGACGAGGTGTTCTACGAGAACCAGGAGCAGGCGTTCGAGCGGTTCAGCGAGCAGTTCGACGACTCCGACATCGGCGGCATCATCACGCCCGACCAGCTCCCCGAGTCCTTCCGCGTCGCCCTGCAGGACCCCGAGCAGTACGACGGCGTCGTCTCGGCGGTGGCCGGTCTGCCCGGCGTGCAGGAGGTCACCGACCAGCGGCAGCTGCTCGAACCACTGTTCCGGACGCTCGACGGCTTCCAGCTGGTCGCGTTCGCCATCACCGTCATCCAGATCATCGCGGCGGTGCTGCTGATCGGTAACACCATCCGGCTGGCCGCGTTCAACCGGCGCCGCGAGACCGGCATCATGCGGCTGGTCGGCGCGTCGAACTTCTACATCCAGCTCCCGTTCATCCTGGAGGCGGCGATCGCCGGCCTGCTCGGCTCGGTGCTCGGCGTCATCGCCCTCTTCGGCGGCGTCGAGCTGATCGTCGGCCGGTTCATCGCGCCCAACCTCCAGTTCACGTCCTGGGTCGACAGCGCCGACGTGTGGGCGGCGACGCCCTGGCTGCTGGTGGCCGGCGTGCTGTTCTCGATGCTGGCCTCGTTCGTGACCCTCCGCCGCTACCTGCGCGTCTAG
- a CDS encoding M23 family metallopeptidase has translation MKAVTTETSWARRVTVIVVTVGLLCTGLSQAWATSDAERRLKDAQNSLEHAQDQLAHSTQALADATAAYQAATAQLPAAEATLAGAQQGLATAEHELEVARGEVAAARAADEAAAQKLADAEKKVKDQIAKIDDVTERIDGKRASISQVAVEAYTRGVGADLASLTILMQADSMDALAARAAASTSVLTAENTILGALKDDRAELANERVVLEDLEAAAEEARQLAAATLQATEEREQAAEAARATAQAASDAAAAAKAEVDQLVSARDGARTAAQAAQAADQAQTAAWSAERDQIEAEIAEIQRRQQEQAEQEQAEQEAEEDNGGSGGGGGGGGGGNGGGGGGGGSSVTLAFPTANPYVTSPYGMRVHPVTGVYKLHDGTDFRAYCGTPIRAAAAGTVEWAYYRGAYGNQVAVSHRRMVTTYSHLSRFAVSDGESVSQGEIIGYSGTTGSSTACHLHFMLYVGGERVNPMNYLGQ, from the coding sequence GTGAAGGCTGTGACAACTGAGACGTCGTGGGCGCGGCGGGTGACCGTGATCGTCGTCACCGTCGGCCTTCTCTGCACCGGTCTGAGCCAGGCATGGGCCACGTCCGACGCCGAGCGACGGTTGAAGGACGCGCAGAACAGCCTGGAGCACGCCCAGGATCAGCTGGCCCACTCCACGCAGGCGCTCGCCGACGCGACGGCCGCGTACCAGGCGGCGACGGCGCAGTTGCCGGCCGCCGAGGCGACGCTGGCCGGCGCGCAGCAGGGCCTGGCCACCGCCGAGCACGAGCTCGAGGTCGCGCGCGGCGAGGTCGCCGCGGCACGGGCGGCCGACGAGGCGGCGGCGCAGAAGCTGGCCGACGCCGAGAAGAAGGTGAAGGACCAGATCGCCAAGATCGACGACGTCACGGAGCGGATCGACGGCAAGCGGGCGTCGATCAGCCAGGTCGCCGTCGAGGCGTACACCCGCGGCGTCGGCGCCGACCTCGCCAGCCTCACCATCCTCATGCAGGCCGACAGCATGGACGCGCTCGCCGCGCGCGCCGCCGCTTCCACGTCGGTGCTGACGGCCGAGAACACCATCCTCGGCGCCCTCAAGGACGACCGCGCCGAGCTGGCCAACGAGCGCGTCGTCCTCGAAGACCTGGAAGCGGCCGCCGAAGAAGCCCGTCAGCTGGCGGCCGCCACCCTGCAGGCGACCGAGGAGCGCGAGCAGGCCGCCGAGGCCGCGCGCGCCACCGCGCAGGCCGCCAGCGACGCCGCCGCGGCGGCGAAGGCCGAGGTCGACCAGCTCGTCTCCGCCCGCGACGGTGCGAGGACGGCGGCGCAGGCGGCCCAGGCCGCGGACCAGGCCCAGACGGCGGCGTGGTCGGCCGAGCGGGACCAGATCGAGGCCGAGATCGCCGAGATCCAGCGCCGGCAGCAGGAACAGGCCGAGCAGGAGCAGGCCGAGCAGGAAGCCGAAGAGGACAACGGCGGCTCCGGCGGAGGCGGCGGCGGTGGTGGCGGCGGAAACGGCGGTGGCGGCGGAGGCGGCGGCAGCTCCGTCACGCTGGCCTTCCCGACCGCGAACCCGTACGTCACCTCGCCCTACGGCATGCGCGTCCACCCGGTCACCGGCGTCTACAAGCTGCACGACGGCACCGACTTCCGGGCCTACTGCGGCACGCCGATCCGCGCGGCCGCCGCGGGCACCGTCGAGTGGGCCTACTACCGGGGCGCGTACGGCAACCAGGTCGCGGTCAGCCACCGGCGCATGGTGACGACGTACAGCCACCTGTCGCGGTTCGCCGTCAGCGACGGCGAGAGCGTGTCGCAGGGCGAGATCATCGGCTACTCCGGCACGACCGGCAGCTCGACCGCCTGCCACCTGCACTTCATGCTCTACGTCGGCGGCGAGCGCGTGAACCCGATGAACTACCTCGGGCAATAA
- the smpB gene encoding SsrA-binding protein SmpB, giving the protein MARERGRTVVAQNRKARHDYHIDDTYEAGIVLTGTEVKALRAGKASLVDGFAEVRDGEVWLRNVHIPEYDLGTWNNHAPRRSRKLLLRKDEISKLIGKTRETGFTLVPLTLYFKDGYAKIELALARGKKAYDKRHTLAEREAKREAERAMANARRKR; this is encoded by the coding sequence ATGGCACGAGAACGCGGACGCACCGTGGTGGCCCAGAACCGCAAGGCCCGCCACGACTACCACATCGACGACACCTACGAGGCCGGCATCGTCCTGACCGGCACCGAGGTGAAGGCGCTGCGGGCCGGCAAGGCGTCGCTGGTCGACGGTTTCGCCGAGGTCCGCGACGGCGAGGTGTGGCTGCGCAACGTGCACATCCCCGAGTACGACCTCGGCACCTGGAACAACCACGCGCCGCGGCGCTCGCGCAAGCTGCTGCTGCGCAAGGACGAGATCAGCAAGCTCATCGGCAAGACCCGCGAGACCGGGTTCACGCTCGTCCCGCTGACGCTGTACTTCAAGGACGGCTACGCCAAGATCGAGCTGGCGCTGGCCCGCGGCAAGAAGGCCTACGACAAGCGGCATACGCTGGCCGAGCGCGAGGCGAAGCGCGAGGCCGAGCGCGCCATGGCCAACGCCCGCCGCAAGCGCTGA
- a CDS encoding DUF3048 domain-containing protein produces MSPRRLPAATALLLAAVLLAGCGGGSAASTPSPSASTPTATATPTPAPAWPLTGLPAPSAADAATPALVVKIDNTPSSAPQLGLSKADLVVEELVEGGLTRLAALYQSALPPVAGPVRSVRTTDAGLALPAGGVLVASGGAERVLKALDEAGVTVLTGGGNGLSRDHSRPAPYNVMLDPAAAVVSLPAGAGVPTSPYLPWGTAPAGRPVGGAVVTFSAARTSTWTWSDGVWVLDGDHAADGDRFGPATVLVLRVELRDAGYEDPAGNPVPETVLVGSGAATLLTGGAAVEGTWSKESLAAPLTLAGAAGAPLHVPPGRVWIELVPDSGSVTLR; encoded by the coding sequence GTGAGCCCGCGGCGGCTCCCGGCGGCGACGGCCCTGCTCCTGGCGGCGGTGCTGCTGGCCGGCTGCGGCGGCGGCTCCGCGGCCTCGACGCCGTCGCCGTCCGCCTCGACGCCCACCGCCACGGCCACGCCCACCCCCGCCCCGGCCTGGCCGCTGACCGGCCTGCCCGCGCCGTCGGCCGCCGACGCCGCGACGCCGGCGCTGGTCGTGAAGATCGACAACACGCCGTCATCGGCGCCGCAGCTGGGGCTGTCGAAGGCCGACCTCGTGGTCGAAGAGCTGGTCGAGGGCGGGCTGACCCGGCTGGCCGCGCTGTACCAGTCGGCGCTGCCGCCGGTCGCCGGGCCGGTGCGGTCGGTGCGCACCACCGACGCCGGCCTCGCGCTGCCGGCGGGCGGCGTGCTGGTCGCGTCCGGCGGCGCGGAGCGGGTGCTGAAGGCGCTGGACGAGGCCGGCGTCACCGTGCTGACCGGCGGCGGCAACGGCCTGTCCCGCGACCACAGCCGGCCGGCGCCGTACAACGTCATGCTCGACCCCGCGGCGGCGGTGGTCAGCCTGCCCGCCGGCGCCGGCGTCCCCACCAGCCCCTACCTGCCGTGGGGGACGGCGCCCGCGGGCCGACCGGTCGGCGGCGCCGTCGTGACGTTCTCCGCCGCGCGCACCTCGACCTGGACGTGGTCCGACGGCGTCTGGGTGCTCGACGGCGACCACGCGGCCGACGGCGACCGGTTCGGCCCGGCGACGGTGCTGGTGCTGCGGGTCGAGCTGCGCGACGCCGGCTACGAGGACCCGGCCGGCAACCCGGTCCCCGAGACCGTCCTCGTCGGCTCCGGCGCCGCGACGCTGCTCACCGGCGGCGCGGCCGTCGAGGGCACGTGGAGCAAGGAGTCGCTGGCGGCGCCGCTGACGCTGGCCGGCGCCGCTGGGGCGCCGCTGCACGTGCCGCCGGGGCGGGTGTGGATCGAGCTGGTCCCCGACTCCGGCTCGGTGACGCTGCGCTGA
- a CDS encoding tetratricopeptide repeat protein yields MTDDAWEGRIAAAWASIDEYDDDAFRAVVDDLAAELPAGHPVAAFERACAFDSTGRPDLAEPLYREALAAELPGERRRRAVIQLASTVRNLGRPAESVELLTAEQGRGSDHLDDAVSCVLALALTDAGREREAVSVAVGALARHLPRYQRSMTAYARALV; encoded by the coding sequence ATGACCGACGACGCATGGGAAGGACGCATCGCCGCGGCGTGGGCGTCCATCGACGAGTACGACGACGACGCGTTCCGGGCCGTCGTCGACGACCTGGCCGCCGAGCTGCCCGCCGGGCACCCCGTCGCGGCGTTCGAGCGGGCCTGCGCGTTCGACTCGACCGGCCGCCCCGACCTCGCCGAGCCGCTCTACCGCGAGGCGCTGGCCGCCGAGCTGCCGGGCGAGCGGCGTCGCCGGGCGGTGATCCAGCTGGCCAGCACCGTCCGCAACCTCGGTCGTCCGGCCGAGAGCGTCGAGCTGCTCACCGCGGAGCAGGGCCGCGGCTCGGACCACCTGGACGACGCGGTCAGCTGCGTGCTCGCGCTGGCGCTCACCGACGCCGGGCGGGAGCGCGAGGCCGTCTCCGTCGCCGTCGGCGCGCTGGCCCGGCACCTGCCGCGCTACCAGCGCTCGATGACCGCCTACGCCCGGGCGCTGGTCTAG
- a CDS encoding MaoC/PaaZ C-terminal domain-containing protein, translating into MTSSVVEAGPAAGTVVASAEYRISRADLVRYAGASHDFNPLHWSPRIAAAAGLPGVIAHGTLLLGLVTRLLNGWLGDPGRLDELTFRFLRPVVVPDDDVSVAMRAQVAERHPDGRVAVTVVGSVEGTGTVGRGRAIVRPPD; encoded by the coding sequence ATGACGTCGTCCGTCGTGGAGGCGGGCCCGGCGGCCGGGACCGTCGTGGCGAGCGCCGAGTACCGCATCAGCCGCGCGGACCTGGTCCGCTACGCCGGCGCGTCGCACGACTTCAACCCGCTGCACTGGAGCCCGCGGATCGCGGCCGCGGCCGGGCTGCCCGGCGTGATCGCGCACGGCACCCTTCTCCTCGGCCTGGTGACGCGGCTGCTGAACGGCTGGCTGGGCGACCCGGGGCGGCTCGACGAGCTCACCTTCCGCTTCCTCCGCCCCGTCGTGGTGCCCGACGACGACGTCTCCGTCGCGATGAGGGCCCAGGTCGCGGAGCGTCATCCGGACGGCCGGGTCGCCGTGACGGTGGTCGGGTCGGTCGAGGGCACCGGCACCGTGGGCCGGGGCCGCGCGATCGTCCGGCCGCCGGACTAG